In Brassica rapa cultivar Chiifu-401-42 chromosome A06, CAAS_Brap_v3.01, whole genome shotgun sequence, a single window of DNA contains:
- the LOC103873771 gene encoding alcohol dehydrogenase, translating to MAFAPIPRRASAAKNLFSLSRLSLGSSPSVRSLQTGASGDDRQPPPPLSPSSIAGYHVSSGGYMRGAVYREPNQPLTIEEFHIPRPKVNEVLIKTKACGVCHSDLHVMKGEIPFSSPCVIGHEITGEVVEHGPLTDHKIIQRFPIGSRVVGAFIMPCGTCSYCAKGHDDLCEDFFAFNRAKGTLYDGETRLFLRHDDSPVYMYSMGGMAEYCVTPAHGLAPLPESLPYSESAILGCAVFTAYGAMAHAAEIRPGDSIAVIGIGGVGSSCLQIARAFGASDIIAVDVQDDKLEKAKTLGATHTVNAAKEDAVERIREITGGMGVDVAVEALGRPQTFMQCTLSVKDGGKAVMIGLSKAGSVGEIDINRLVRRKIKVIGSYGGRARQDLPKVVKLAESGIFNLTNAVSSKYKFEDAGKAFQDLNEGKIVSRGVVEIL from the exons ATGGCGTTTGCTCCAATTCCCCGCCGCGCCTCCGCCGCTAAGAACCTCTTTTCACTATCGAGACTCTCCCTTGGTTCTTCTCCCTCCGTTAGATCTCTTCAAACCGGAGCCTCCGGCGACGATCGTCAACCCCCTCCGCCGCTGTCTCCGTCGTCCATCGCTGGGTATCACGTGAGCTCCGGCGGATACATGCGAGGAGCTGTGTATCGCGAGCCAAATCAGCCTCTAACAATCGAAGAATTTCACATTCCCCGACCAAAAGTGAATGAGGTTCTCATCAAAACCAAAG CTTGTGGAGTATGCCACTCTGATCTACATGTGATGAAAGGAGAGATACCATTCTCTAGTCCTTGTGTTATTGGTCATGAGATCACTGGTGAAGTCGTTGAACATGGTCCTCTTACTGATCACAAGATCATCCAAAG ATTTCCAATTGGGTCTCGTGTAGTTGGAGCGTTCATTATGCCATGTGGAACCTGTTCTTATTGTGCTAAG GGCCATGATGATCTATGTGAAGACTTCTTTGCTTTTAATAGAGCCAAAGGAACTCTTTATGACGGTGAAACTCGTCTGTTTTTGCGTCATGATG ATTCACCGGTGTATATGTACAGTATGGGAGGAATGGCTGAGTACTGTGTCACACCAGCACACGGTTTAGCTCCTCTACCAGAGTCTCTGCCCTATTCTGAATCTGCCATTCTTGGGTGTGCTGTTTTCACAGCGTATGGTGCTATGGCTCATGCTGCTGAGATCCGTCCTGGAGATTCTATTGCTGTTATTGGAATTGGTGGTGTCGGCTCCAG TTGTTTGCAGATAGCAAGGGCTTTTGGAGCATCTGACATAATTGCTGTGGATGTCCAGGATGATAAATTGGAGAAGGCCAAGACTCTTGGTGCTACTCATACTGTCAATGCTGCTAAAGAAGATGCtgttgaaaggataagg GAAATAACGGGTGGGATGGGTGTTGATGTTGCTGTTGAAGCCTTGGGAAGGCCTCAAACTTTCATGCAGTGCACACTTAGTGTGAAAGATGGTGGGAAAGCTGTGATGATTGGTCTCTCAAAAGCTGGATCCGTTGGAGAAATAGACATAAACCGGCTTGTTCGCAGGAAG ATAAAAGTGATAGGGTCCTATGGAGGAAGAGCAAGACAGGATCTTCCAAAAGTAGTGAAACTAGCAGAATCAGGGATCTTCAATCTGACAAACGCGGTTTCAAGTAAGTACAAGTTTGAAGATGCAGGAAAAGCGTTTCAAGATCTCAACGAAGGGAAAATCGTGAGCCGTGGTGTTGTTGAGATACTATAA
- the LOC103873772 gene encoding DEAD-box ATP-dependent RNA helicase 31: MPLKFPRRIQFITYPLPRTTNNLASFSSGSRAYHYNTSSSSPLLSRIFSLNHFPIGSHINFSTRPNGGETRASRSLIEDEEELSNWVTDLRPGSLRVHLTSDDDDDDVDRSRGRNQEFRGTRNKVDSFRENRFSDRDKGSNFRSSQSSFRGRKERSLGRDREGYKGLRKQRRGDVLDGESSDEDVKSLVMGGIGDLLSEEDEEEDEDHEFLKKKAASAFGFDKQKGVEARNDVKSSDSYLTKTRFDQYPLSPLSLKALNDAGYETMTVVQEATLPIILKGKDVLAKAKTGTGKTVAFLLPSIEVVVKSPPTSPDNKRPPILALVICPTRELANQAATEANTLLKHHPTIGVQVVIGGTRLGLEQKRMQTNPCQILVATPGRLKDHIENTPGFETRLKGVKVLVLDEADHLLDMGFRKDIERILSAVPKERQTFLFSATVPEEVRQMCLVALRRDHEFINCVHEGTGETHQQVRQTHMIASLDKHFSLLYTLLRAHIADNVDYKVIVFCTTAMVTKLVADLLGELNLNLREIHSRKPQSYRTRVSNEFRKSKGLILVTSDVSARGVDYPDVTLVLQVGLPKDREQYIHRLGRTGRKGKEGEGILVLAPWEEYFLSSLKDLPITKSSLPSTDPETVKKVQKALCHVEMRNKEAAYQAWLGYYNSQKMIGRDKERLVELANEFSRSMGLDNPPAIPKLILGKMGLKNVPGLRAK; this comes from the exons ATGCCTTTGAAGTTCCCTCGCCGAATACAATTCATAACCTATCCTCTCCCGCGCACTACTAATAATCTCGCTTCCTTCAGTTCTGGTTCTCGAGCTTATCATTATAACACTTCTAGCTCCTCCCCTTTGCTCTCCCGGATATTCTCGTTGAATCACTTCCCAATCGGGTCTCACATCAACTTCTCCACTCGTCCCAACGGAGGCGAAACCCGCGCGTCAAGGAGCTTGATCGAAGACGAGGAAGAGCTCAGCAACTGGGTAACCGATCTGAGACCTGGGTCATTGCGTGTCCATCTCACgagcgatgatgatgatgatgacgtggATCGTAGCAGGGGGAGAAACCAAGAATTTAGAGGGACTCGCAACAAAGTTGACTCCTTTAGGGAGAATCGGTTTAGTGACAGAGATAAAGGATCGAACTTTCGGAGTAGTCAATCCTCTTTTCGTGGGAGGAAGGAGAGAAGCTTAGGTAGAGATAGAGAAGGATACAAGGGTTTAAGGAAGCAGCGGCGGGGAGATGTTCTAGATGGAGAGAGTAGTGATGAGGATGTTAAGAGTTTAGTAATGGGAGGTATTGGGGATTTGCTTAGTGAggaggatgaggaagaagatgaagatcacGAGTTTCTTAAGAAGAAAGCTGCTTCTGCTTTTGGGTTTGATAAGCAGAAGGGTGTAGAAGCAAGGAATGATGTTAAAAGCTCAGATTCTTATTTGACCAAGACAAG ATTCGATCAGTATCCTTTGTCTCCCTTATCGCTGAAAGCACTTAACGATGCGGGATACGAGACAATGACTGTTGTGCAGGAAGCTACTCTCCCTATCATTCTCAAAG GTAAAGATGTTCTAGCTAAGGCCAAAACAGGAACTGGGAAAACTGTAGCGTTTTTG ctTCCATCAATCGAAGTAGTTGTCAAATCTCCTCCGACAAGCCCGGATAATAAGCGACCTCCGATCCTTGCCCTTGTGATATGCCCAACTAGAGAACTTGCCAATCAAGCTGCTACAGAAGCGAACACCTTGCTGAAGCACCATCCAACTATTGGTGTTCAAGTTGTGATTGGAGGCACAAGGCTTGGTTTAGAGCAAAAGCGTATGCAAACAAATCCTTGCCAG ATATTAGTTGCTACTCCTGGAAGGCTCAAAGACCATATTGAGAACACTCCAGGATTTGAAACAAGGCTAAAGGGTGTGAAAGTTCTTGTGCTTGATGAAGCTGATCATCTTCTGGACATGGGTTTCCGCAAGGACATTGAGAGGATACTTTCCGCAGTTCCTAAGGAGAGACAAACGTTTCTATTCTCTGCCACAGTACCTGAAGAG GTTCGCCAAATGTGCCTTGTTGCTCTGAGGCGGGATCACGAGTTTATCAACTGTGTTCACGAAGGCACTGGAGAGACACATCAACAGGTCAGACAAACGCACATGATTGCTTCACTGGACAAGCATTTCTCTCTTCTGTACACACTTCTTCGAGCACACATTGCGGATAACGTAGATTACAAG GTCATTGTCTTCTGTACAACTGCTATGGTTACAAAACTAGTGGCTGATCTACTTGGTGAGCTAAACTTAAACCTGAGAGAGATCCATTCTAGGAAACCGCAGAGTTACAGGACAAGGGTTTCTAATGAGTTCCGCAAATCCAAAGGTTTGATTCTTGTAACATCCGATGTATCAGCTCGTGGAGTTGATTACCCTGATGTGACTCTTGTTTTACAG GTGGGATTGCCAAAAGACAGAGAACAATATATACACAGACTCGGTAGAACAGGTCGAAAAGGGAAGGAAGGAGAAGGCATATTGGTGTTGGCACCATGGGAGGAATACTTCCTATCATCCCTTAAAGACTTACCCATCACTAAGTCTTCTCTACCCTCAACAGACCCAGAAACCGTAAAAAAG GTGCAAAAGGCGCTATGCCATGTGGAGATGAGGAACAAGGAGGCGGCGTACCAGGCTTGGTTGGGGTACTACAACTCACAGAAGATGATTGGAAGAGACAAAGAGAGGCTGGTGGAGTTGGCTAACGAGTTTAGTCGTAGTATGGGACTTGACAATCCTCCGGCTATCCCTAAACTTATTCTTGGTAAGATGGGTCTCAAAAATGTTCCTGGTCTTAGAGCcaaatag
- the LOC103873774 gene encoding TOM1-like protein 5, with product MASELVSSATSEKLTDVDWGKNIEICELAARDERQAKDVIKAIKKRLGSKNPNTQLYTVQLLEMLMNNIGENIHKQVIDTGVLPTLVKIVKKKSDLPVRERIFLLLNATQTSLGGASGKFPQYYTAYNDLVQAGVQFPQRPSSTPPPAVVTAQAVPRNTLNEQLASARNEGTAPPTQQRESPTPSSILQKASAALEVLKEVLDAVDSQNPEGAKDEFTLDLVEQCSFQKERVMHLVMTSRDERAVSQAIELNEQLQRILNRHEDLLSGRVTGSGRSAASNGYHSNLEPNRPTSNGSNANTKSSSSISNPNHLNLEDEDEEEEPEQLFRRLRKGKARAMPEDEEKPSPPQALLGSAIHSEKLNRPLIRPLPSEESSRGGDSHSHSQSPPVVIPPPPSKHVEREKFFKEKKVDGASGLPGHMRGLSLHSRDGSSSRSGSVDFSD from the exons atggcTTCGGAGCTTGTGAGCTCTGCAACGAGTGAGAAGCTTACTGATGTGGATTGGGGCAAAAACATTGAGATCTGTGAACTTGCTGCTCGAGATGAAAG GCAAGCAAAAGATGTTATCAAAGCTATCAAAAAACGCCTGGGGAGCAAGAACCCAAACACTCAATTATATACTGTCCAG TTGCTGGAGATGTTGATGAATAATATTGGAGAGAATATTCACAAGCAGGTTATAGACACAGGTGTACTCCCTACACTTGTCAAGATAGTAAAGAAAAAA TCGGATTTGCCTGTAAGAGAGAGGATATTTCTCCTTCTTAATGCAACTCAAACCTCTCTTGGTGGCGCTTCAGGGAAGTTCCCTCAGTATTATACAGCATACAATGATTTAGTG CAAGCAGGAGTTCAATTTCCTCAGAGACCTAGTTCCACTCCACCACCAGCTGTGGTCACTGCACAGGCGGTTCCAAGAAATACGCTCAATGAACAACTTGCATCTGCTAGAAACGAGGGGACTGCTCCTCCTACTCAGCAACGAGAATCTCCAACTCCTTCTAG CATCTTACAAAAAGCTAGTGCTGCATTAGAAGTTTTGAAGGAAGTTCTTGACGCAGTTGATTCTCAAAATCCTGAG GGAGCAAAAGATGAGTTTACTCTTGATCTTGTGGAGCAATGCTCATTTCAGAAAGAGCGTGTAATGCACCTCGTCATGACATCTAG GGATGAAAGAGCTGTTTCTCAAGCAATCGAATTGAATGAACAACTTCAGAGAATTCTTAATAGACATGAAGATCTACTGTCTGGTAGAGTCACAGGGTCAGGCAGGTCTGCTGCATCCAATGGTTATCATTCCAATCTCGAACCTAATCGTCCTACCTCAAACGGTTCTAATGCAAATACCAAATCGAGCAGCTCTATCTCTAATCCAAACCATCTTAATCTTGAAGACGAGGATGAGGAAGAGGAGCCTGAGCAGTTATTCAGAAG ATTGCGAAAAGGGAAAGCTAGAGCAATGCCTGAGGATGAAGAAAAACCATCACCTCCACAAGCCTTACTTGGATCAGCAATCCATAGCGAAAAGCTCAACCGTCCACTCATTCGTCCTTTACCATCAGAGGAGTCATCACGCGGTGGTGATAGCCATAGCCATTCGCAATCCCCGCCTGTTGTGATACCACCACCACCTTCAAAACACGTTGAGAGGGAAAAGTTCTTCAAGGAGAAGAAAGTTGATGGTGCCTCGGGTTTGCCAGGTCATATGAGAGGTCTTTCTTTGCATAGCCGCGATGGCAGCAGCTCACGCAGTGGAAGTGTTGACTTCAGTGACTGA